The following coding sequences are from one Timaviella obliquedivisa GSE-PSE-MK23-08B window:
- a CDS encoding DUF2079 domain-containing protein codes for MQVLQKHPHLRWLIGVAALFWLICSGLVLHRYHNFFPTFVSFDQGIFNQVFWNSLHGQWFQSSLSSTESVTVMQGDLPEVFYRRLGQHFTPALLLWLPWYALFPSAAGLSVLQVTLITAAGLVLYGLARHYHPPQLAMMITVSYYGAIALISPTLANFHDICQIPLYAFGLFLAVEKRCWWLVWVLAFLILAVREDSGVVLFGIGFYFLVSRRFPRIGISFCVVSLGYMLALTNLIMPLFSDDLSDRFMIEQFGQFVDGEKASTLDVLGAILRNPGRLIVQLLTPPEATVRYLLGQWVPLAFIPLISVDAWLLAGFPILKTLIQNDPTALSLHLRYAQTWVPGLFYGVILWWAKHPRLFRFRFQKIWVGCIILSLFFTVTANPNRALSFVIPDSIQPWVYFSLPRQWEHADAVRSLLAKIPDNASVTATDHIVAHVSGRRQVLRFPMVQFRNDEQQAAWVEYAIADLWYLQQSQIAFDDYRQTLLANEKAIARLIRRRFDGQRYGIIGFEDGVVLMRRGVKSEREALGAWKAYQKENSEL; via the coding sequence ATGCAAGTTCTACAGAAACATCCCCATTTGCGATGGCTAATCGGCGTTGCGGCCTTATTTTGGCTCATTTGTAGCGGGCTGGTTCTGCACCGATATCACAACTTCTTCCCGACCTTTGTTTCGTTTGATCAGGGCATTTTTAATCAGGTCTTTTGGAATAGTTTGCATGGGCAATGGTTTCAAAGCTCGCTTTCTTCTACCGAGTCGGTGACAGTCATGCAGGGCGATTTGCCAGAGGTTTTTTACCGTCGGTTGGGGCAGCACTTTACGCCCGCTTTGTTGCTGTGGCTGCCTTGGTATGCCCTGTTTCCTTCGGCGGCGGGATTATCGGTGCTGCAAGTGACGTTAATTACGGCGGCGGGTTTGGTGCTGTATGGGTTAGCGCGCCATTACCATCCGCCCCAGTTGGCGATGATGATTACCGTGAGTTATTACGGGGCGATCGCTCTCATTAGTCCCACCCTCGCCAACTTTCATGATATTTGCCAAATTCCACTTTACGCTTTCGGGCTATTTCTGGCAGTAGAAAAACGATGTTGGTGGCTGGTTTGGGTATTGGCTTTTTTAATTTTGGCAGTCCGAGAAGACAGTGGCGTGGTGCTGTTTGGAATTGGGTTTTATTTTTTAGTGAGTCGGCGTTTTCCCAGAATTGGCATCAGTTTTTGCGTCGTAAGTTTGGGATATATGCTGGCGTTAACAAACTTGATTATGCCGCTGTTCTCGGATGATCTTTCAGATCGATTTATGATTGAGCAGTTTGGTCAGTTTGTTGATGGAGAAAAAGCTTCGACGCTGGATGTGCTTGGAGCGATTTTAAGAAATCCAGGGCGGCTGATTGTGCAACTGCTCACACCGCCCGAAGCGACAGTGCGTTATTTGCTGGGGCAGTGGGTACCGCTCGCGTTTATTCCGCTCATTTCTGTTGATGCATGGCTGTTAGCAGGATTTCCCATTCTCAAAACCCTCATTCAGAATGATCCAACAGCGCTTTCGCTGCATCTCCGCTATGCTCAAACTTGGGTACCTGGACTATTCTATGGGGTGATTCTTTGGTGGGCAAAACATCCACGTTTGTTCAGGTTTCGGTTTCAGAAAATTTGGGTGGGCTGCATCATTCTTTCCCTGTTCTTTACAGTGACTGCAAACCCGAACCGAGCTTTGTCTTTTGTCATTCCTGATTCTATTCAGCCGTGGGTTTACTTTTCTTTGCCGCGCCAGTGGGAACACGCCGATGCAGTACGATCGCTCCTTGCTAAAATTCCTGATAATGCTAGTGTTACCGCGACCGATCATATCGTTGCCCATGTTTCAGGACGGCGGCAGGTATTGCGCTTTCCCATGGTGCAGTTTCGTAATGATGAACAGCAAGCAGCTTGGGTAGAATATGCGATCGCCGATCTGTGGTACTTACAGCAGTCCCAAATAGCGTTTGACGACTACCGCCAAACGCTACTAGCTAACGAAAAAGCGATCGCTCGCTTAATCCGAAGGAGGTTTGATGGACAGCGTTATGGCATCATTGGCTTTGAAGATGGCGTAGTGCTGATGCGGCGAGGCGTAAAATCAGAACGGGAGGCGTTAGGAGCGTGGAAGGCTTATCAAAAGGAGAACTCAGAGCTTTAA
- a CDS encoding NAD(P)/FAD-dependent oxidoreductase, producing MKLSKNTLDQRLNHLYDVIIVGGGVGGLSAAIYLQRYRLSCLVVEKGKGRSFWMQDVTNFVGFPPHTPGRDLLQRGQDHMLELDADYLRGFVEDVQDEGETFAVKVKIGKVNSSYPVFRSKYIIAASGLIDNLPQLENMQNVFDYAGFNLHVCMICDGYEMADKRCGLFVNTEGAINTAFVLNWFTPYITVFTHGLFEVGAEMRQKLQDHGYPLVESPIQQFLGHDHEMTGVELVDGSQVDLQTGLVAMGSQYHSGYLKGLDLEWKGGNLPTDSMCRTSHPRVFALGDLKEGINQVSIAAADGTLAATAIWREIRRGSPARRWEENLIGAEVS from the coding sequence ATGAAACTTTCAAAAAATACCCTGGATCAACGCCTAAATCATCTCTATGACGTGATTATTGTAGGCGGCGGCGTAGGTGGGCTTTCTGCCGCTATTTACCTTCAGCGCTATCGCCTCTCTTGCCTTGTAGTTGAGAAAGGGAAGGGGCGATCGTTTTGGATGCAAGATGTCACCAATTTTGTCGGCTTTCCCCCTCATACTCCTGGCAGAGACTTGCTGCAAAGAGGGCAAGACCACATGCTGGAACTGGATGCCGACTACCTGCGGGGCTTTGTGGAAGATGTGCAAGATGAGGGGGAAACCTTTGCTGTCAAAGTCAAAATTGGTAAGGTCAACAGCAGTTATCCTGTCTTTCGCTCTAAATACATTATTGCTGCGAGCGGACTCATTGATAACCTACCTCAGCTAGAGAACATGCAAAACGTGTTTGACTACGCGGGTTTCAACCTGCATGTTTGCATGATTTGTGATGGCTATGAGATGGCAGATAAGCGCTGCGGTTTGTTCGTCAATACTGAGGGAGCAATCAATACTGCTTTTGTCCTTAACTGGTTTACGCCTTACATTACCGTTTTTACCCATGGGCTTTTTGAAGTGGGCGCGGAGATGCGTCAAAAACTGCAAGATCATGGCTATCCTTTGGTGGAATCTCCCATTCAACAATTTTTGGGGCATGACCACGAAATGACTGGGGTGGAATTAGTGGATGGTTCTCAAGTTGATCTACAAACTGGATTAGTAGCAATGGGTTCGCAGTACCATAGCGGATATCTTAAGGGGCTTGATTTGGAATGGAAAGGGGGTAACCTACCGACAGATTCAATGTGCCGGACTTCTCATCCTCGCGTGTTCGCGCTGGGAGATTTAAAGGAAGGGATTAATCAAGTGTCAATTGCTGCCGCAGATGGTACATTAGCGGCTACGGCAATTTGGCGAGAGATTCGTCGCGGTTCACCCGCTCGTCGCTGGGAAGAAAATTTAATTGGAGCAGAAGTATCGTGA
- a CDS encoding tetratricopeptide repeat protein produces the protein MSDTPSLRDRYLSLIDEIVKMTLKGEIRAKEQVYQLLVDGVSGGTGEIFERCLGDRLTEAQQQFDTQTDELKQAKAQRSLRAMRTIQGEWLRWQEKNQSTEALDTAVQQIILAIGQGEHLSVFLTVTDPNRPKPLNLAQWQQLAKKLQQQAEGGELSDGTAGQARQIAQGILRSLEGWNRLENYLVSWIYDQSRNQLGFEGVPGEKGPWLAWAKQVNSDIPRSLFQTLTMGGSVVDWVGQKNLGIGDFVEIAGILRCLQQGLINWFDKLVYDSKVGAKLSISTFLGFSIVWSQLARGFAQASTQPQQESLMNGCFQMTLQILRTFAQCSYFPLYGGIFASFSGEYLRDALSYLDEPLRQAEGTQEKARILTLLGSSTRALGQPERALAFHQQALEIAREAGDSVCEVANLNHLSRTGVAQGNFAEAINYAQRAVILSRQKGDRLGEANALANLGYSEVFQAQALEQADPDLYEMAVDRLQQGLDLSEKVGDRQSQALCLSSLGIAYVVLNQAEGAIGYLEKGVQIAQFTGDLYLQGINLSYLAEAHYRLEDSGKTVQAGCLAMYLLEQIASTSWRQPAGLLTVLRGKVGDEAFQELLTQQRAAIIPVIGVDGYDHLPSLLKIYQGS, from the coding sequence ATGTCAGATACTCCTTCGTTGCGCGATCGCTATCTCTCGTTAATTGACGAAATTGTAAAAATGACTCTGAAAGGAGAAATTCGTGCCAAAGAGCAGGTTTATCAACTTTTGGTGGATGGAGTCAGTGGGGGAACGGGGGAAATTTTTGAACGATGCTTGGGCGATCGCCTGACTGAAGCACAGCAGCAGTTTGACACGCAAACGGATGAACTGAAGCAGGCGAAAGCGCAGCGCAGCCTGCGGGCAATGCGAACCATTCAAGGAGAATGGCTCCGGTGGCAAGAAAAGAACCAGTCCACGGAAGCGCTGGACACGGCTGTACAGCAAATCATTTTGGCGATCGGGCAGGGGGAACACTTGAGCGTGTTTCTGACAGTGACTGATCCAAACCGTCCCAAGCCGCTGAACTTAGCCCAATGGCAGCAGTTAGCAAAAAAGCTTCAGCAGCAAGCAGAGGGCGGCGAACTTTCAGACGGTACGGCAGGGCAAGCACGTCAGATCGCTCAAGGCATTTTACGCAGTTTGGAAGGATGGAATCGCCTAGAGAATTATTTGGTGAGTTGGATTTATGATCAAAGCCGAAATCAGCTTGGATTTGAGGGCGTTCCAGGTGAAAAGGGCCCTTGGTTAGCTTGGGCAAAACAGGTGAATAGTGATATTCCTCGATCGCTCTTTCAAACGCTGACGATGGGCGGTTCGGTGGTGGACTGGGTTGGGCAGAAAAATCTTGGTATTGGAGATTTTGTAGAAATTGCAGGGATTTTGCGCTGCCTTCAACAAGGCTTGATCAACTGGTTTGATAAGTTGGTGTATGACTCGAAGGTGGGAGCAAAGCTGTCGATTTCTACGTTTTTGGGGTTCTCGATCGTGTGGTCACAATTGGCAAGGGGGTTTGCCCAAGCGAGTACGCAGCCGCAACAGGAGAGTTTAATGAATGGATGTTTTCAAATGACACTGCAAATTTTGCGAACATTTGCTCAGTGCAGTTATTTCCCGTTGTACGGTGGCATCTTCGCTTCGTTCTCTGGCGAGTATCTCCGGGATGCCTTGAGCTATTTAGATGAGCCGTTGCGCCAAGCAGAAGGGACGCAAGAAAAGGCGCGAATTTTGACTTTGTTAGGATCTTCGACGCGGGCGTTGGGTCAGCCGGAACGGGCTTTAGCGTTTCATCAGCAAGCGTTGGAGATTGCGCGGGAGGCGGGTGATAGTGTTTGTGAGGTGGCAAACTTAAACCATCTGAGCCGAACGGGAGTGGCGCAGGGTAATTTTGCTGAGGCGATTAATTACGCGCAACGAGCGGTAATTTTAAGTCGGCAGAAGGGCGATCGCCTGGGTGAAGCTAATGCCCTGGCAAATTTGGGATACAGCGAAGTATTTCAAGCACAAGCATTAGAGCAAGCTGACCCAGATTTGTACGAGATGGCGGTGGATCGGTTGCAGCAGGGCTTAGATCTGTCGGAGAAGGTGGGCGATCGCCAAAGTCAGGCGCTTTGTTTGAGCAGCTTGGGCATTGCCTATGTGGTATTGAATCAAGCGGAAGGGGCGATCGGCTATTTAGAAAAGGGTGTTCAGATTGCTCAGTTCACGGGCGATTTATATCTACAGGGCATTAATCTGTCGTACCTGGCAGAGGCACACTATCGGTTAGAAGACTCTGGCAAAACGGTTCAAGCCGGATGTCTAGCCATGTATTTACTGGAACAAATTGCTTCGACGAGCTGGCGGCAACCTGCGGGGCTGCTAACGGTTTTGCGAGGAAAAGTGGGCGATGAAGCGTTTCAAGAATTGTTAACGCAACAGCGGGCAGCCATCATTCCGGTGATTGGGGTAGATGGGTATGACCATCTGCCAAGCTTGTTGAAGATATATCAGGGCAGTTGA
- the rpsF gene encoding 30S ribosomal protein S6, with amino-acid sequence MQQYETMYILRPDLGEELTDQAIGKYQNFLKEQGAENVETQHRGKRRLAYEIGKHREGVYIQMNYEAPGTAIAGMERSMRLSDEVIRYLTTKPDPVAVEEVAVEA; translated from the coding sequence ATGCAACAGTATGAAACGATGTATATCTTGCGTCCAGACTTGGGCGAAGAATTAACCGATCAGGCGATCGGCAAGTACCAAAATTTCCTAAAGGAACAAGGTGCTGAAAACGTGGAAACCCAGCATCGGGGCAAGCGCCGCCTCGCTTACGAAATTGGTAAGCACCGCGAGGGCGTTTATATTCAAATGAATTACGAAGCTCCTGGAACGGCAATTGCTGGAATGGAGCGATCGATGCGCCTCAGCGATGAAGTGATTCGGTATTTGACCACAAAGCCCGACCCTGTAGCAGTTGAAGAAGTTGCAGTCGAGGCTTAA
- a CDS encoding fumarylacetoacetate hydrolase family protein — protein sequence MAQRYVRIQTTVGTLCYGVLQLDRKVQILDAPPWLNGLPTEEVLAANEYVLLAPCAPTKIIAVGKNYIKHAAEMGGEVPKEPLLFMKPSTAVIAPGAAIQYPPQSSRVDYEGELALIIGNRCSNCTPEQARNKIWGFTIANDVTARDLQKSDGQWTRAKGFDTFCPLGPWIVRELSSAAKLQTFLNDNPHPVQSASIDEMAFSPEVLVSYISQAITLLPGDVVLTGTPEGVGAVQVGDRIRIEIEGIGSLENSVIAKQPVVMAIEP from the coding sequence ATGGCGCAACGCTACGTCCGAATCCAAACCACTGTGGGCACACTCTGTTACGGAGTGCTCCAGCTCGATCGCAAAGTGCAAATCCTTGATGCCCCGCCTTGGCTCAACGGTCTGCCCACCGAGGAAGTCCTAGCCGCTAATGAGTATGTGTTATTAGCTCCTTGTGCGCCCACCAAAATTATTGCGGTCGGCAAAAACTACATTAAGCACGCCGCCGAAATGGGGGGCGAAGTGCCTAAAGAGCCCTTACTGTTCATGAAGCCTTCAACGGCAGTCATTGCCCCCGGAGCCGCAATCCAGTACCCACCTCAATCCAGTCGAGTCGATTATGAGGGCGAACTTGCGCTCATCATTGGCAATCGCTGTTCCAACTGCACGCCAGAGCAAGCCCGCAACAAAATTTGGGGATTCACCATTGCTAACGATGTCACTGCAAGAGATTTGCAAAAAAGCGATGGACAATGGACTAGAGCAAAGGGCTTTGATACCTTCTGCCCCCTGGGGCCTTGGATTGTCCGAGAACTCAGCAGTGCGGCTAAGCTGCAAACTTTTCTGAACGATAATCCTCATCCTGTACAGTCGGCATCAATTGATGAAATGGCGTTCTCGCCAGAGGTCTTAGTTTCCTACATCAGCCAAGCCATTACCCTACTACCCGGAGACGTAGTGCTGACTGGAACACCCGAAGGCGTGGGTGCAGTGCAAGTGGGCGATCGCATTCGCATCGAAATTGAAGGCATTGGCTCCTTGGAAAACTCAGTCATTGCCAAGCAGCCTGTTGTAATGGCGATCGAGCCTTAG
- the tsaB gene encoding tRNA (adenosine(37)-N6)-threonylcarbamoyltransferase complex dimerization subunit type 1 TsaB, protein MTYALAIHTASPDLGLAISNFTPNSRATNIATDSRAQTLPLGRDLSTHMHVHLMEFIKPQTWTDLSFIAVAKGPGGFTGTRIGVVMARTLAQQLEIPLFGISSLAAIAWSIRAQVVGKDIAVQMAAQRGEVHAAIYSFADPSMAEAIVPKIADVVMPQDQWEQTLENWKNPYHLVEAEAGLGGTAMSLLELAYLEWKQGGRSHWADVLPFYGQSPV, encoded by the coding sequence ATGACCTATGCTCTCGCCATCCATACCGCTAGCCCCGATCTTGGTTTAGCCATCAGCAACTTTACCCCTAACAGCCGTGCTACCAACATTGCTACTGATAGCCGTGCCCAAACCCTCCCCTTAGGGCGCGATCTGTCTACCCATATGCACGTTCACCTGATGGAATTTATTAAGCCCCAGACCTGGACAGACCTATCGTTTATTGCTGTTGCGAAAGGGCCTGGTGGATTTACAGGGACAAGAATTGGCGTTGTCATGGCGCGGACGCTGGCGCAACAGTTAGAGATTCCGTTGTTTGGAATTTCGTCGTTGGCCGCGATCGCCTGGTCAATTCGGGCGCAGGTGGTAGGAAAAGATATTGCGGTGCAAATGGCGGCACAACGCGGCGAAGTTCATGCCGCTATTTATTCCTTTGCTGATCCCTCCATGGCAGAGGCGATCGTGCCGAAAATTGCCGATGTCGTCATGCCCCAAGATCAGTGGGAGCAGACTTTAGAGAACTGGAAAAATCCTTATCACCTCGTTGAAGCAGAAGCTGGACTAGGCGGGACGGCCATGAGTTTATTGGAGTTGGCTTACCTAGAGTGGAAGCAAGGGGGGCGATCGCATTGGGCAGATGTGTTGCCGTTTTATGGGCAGAGTCCGGTTTAG
- a CDS encoding class I SAM-dependent methyltransferase: MSNQTLGLPASLNDYLRSVSLHEPEILIKLRQETAQHPMSQMQIAPEQGQFMALLVQLMGAKKTLEVGVFTGYSSLAIALALPPDGRIIACDTSEEYTAIARRYWQAAGVAEKIDLRIAPALETLDHLLETGHAGTFDFAFIDADKGNYEGYYERSLQLIRTGGLIAIDNVLWSGKVADLEVQDNQTQKIREFNQKLHGDNRVQISMVPIADGLTLALKL; the protein is encoded by the coding sequence ATGTCAAACCAAACCCTCGGACTGCCTGCTTCACTTAACGATTATTTGCGATCGGTTTCACTCCATGAGCCAGAAATTTTAATCAAACTTCGTCAAGAAACGGCTCAGCATCCTATGAGTCAAATGCAAATTGCGCCGGAACAAGGGCAGTTTATGGCGCTGTTGGTGCAGCTAATGGGCGCAAAGAAAACTTTGGAGGTCGGCGTTTTTACTGGATATAGTTCTCTAGCGATCGCCCTTGCCCTCCCCCCTGACGGTCGCATCATTGCCTGTGATACTAGCGAAGAATATACGGCGATCGCCCGGCGGTATTGGCAAGCCGCAGGGGTAGCAGAAAAGATCGACCTCCGCATTGCTCCTGCCCTAGAGACATTGGATCACCTACTCGAAACGGGACACGCTGGAACCTTTGACTTTGCATTCATTGATGCCGATAAGGGCAACTACGAGGGGTACTACGAGCGATCGCTTCAACTGATTCGCACAGGTGGATTGATTGCGATCGACAACGTTCTTTGGTCGGGAAAGGTTGCTGATTTAGAGGTGCAAGATAATCAAACTCAAAAAATTCGTGAGTTTAATCAAAAGCTGCATGGGGATAATCGGGTGCAGATTAGCATGGTGCCGATCGCCGATGGCTTAACTTTGGCGTTAAAGCTCTGA
- a CDS encoding DUF2281 domain-containing protein gives MRSLIEKINTLPPHLRVKVEEFVNALEKEELKPKSGKRLRQDWAGALNDYRDRYTSLELQNETVEQWTK, from the coding sequence GTGAGAAGTCTAATCGAAAAAATCAATACGCTGCCGCCTCATTTAAGAGTGAAGGTAGAGGAATTTGTTAACGCTTTAGAAAAAGAGGAACTCAAGCCTAAGTCAGGGAAAAGATTACGACAAGATTGGGCAGGCGCGTTGAATGATTATCGTGATCGGTACACATCACTTGAACTTCAGAACGAAACAGTGGAACAGTGGACAAAGTAG
- a CDS encoding lipase family protein, whose protein sequence is MGNDQVIILAFRGTGARCLKDWMTDVDITTLKDCGGRVHRGFSLGLEAIWQDVITQLQHFRTNTQTLFITGHSLGAALATLAAAKLPTIGQVVQGLYTFGSPRVGCPEFASAFNQTFQNCAFRFVNHNDLVTRVALRSLGYDHVGKCLYFDAEGKLHQEIEFWHQFLDTVKGGMADFLNDCGIVSDHNMGEYEHNLIFNMQEVDFSAQVIKGAGCSVNTAREASTPLQVNLTISRAA, encoded by the coding sequence ATGGGCAACGATCAGGTGATCATTCTGGCATTTCGAGGCACCGGAGCCCGCTGTCTCAAAGATTGGATGACCGATGTTGACATTACCACCCTAAAAGATTGCGGTGGTCGAGTTCATCGCGGATTTAGTTTAGGCTTAGAAGCCATTTGGCAAGATGTTATCACCCAACTTCAACATTTCCGCACTAATACTCAAACCCTATTTATTACCGGACATAGCCTCGGAGCCGCCCTCGCCACTCTAGCCGCCGCCAAGCTTCCAACTATCGGACAGGTAGTTCAAGGTCTTTATACCTTTGGTTCGCCCAGGGTTGGTTGTCCAGAATTTGCCTCTGCTTTCAATCAAACTTTCCAAAATTGCGCCTTCCGCTTCGTTAATCATAACGACCTCGTAACGCGCGTCGCACTTCGTAGTCTAGGCTATGACCATGTGGGCAAGTGCTTGTATTTTGACGCTGAAGGCAAATTACATCAGGAAATTGAGTTTTGGCATCAATTTCTAGATACTGTGAAAGGCGGCATGGCAGACTTTCTGAACGATTGTGGAATAGTCAGCGATCACAACATGGGTGAATACGAGCACAACCTAATTTTTAATATGCAGGAAGTGGATTTTAGTGCACAAGTCATAAAGGGAGCGGGCTGCAGCGTAAATACTGCAAGGGAGGCTTCCACCCCTCTCCAAGTAAACCTTACGATATCTCGCGCTGCCTAG
- a CDS encoding ABC transporter permease → MDWWQKLKRNSLARYGGLLLVLFYVIVIFAEFIAPYNPYAAQADGSLLPPTQVFWQTEQGQFIGPHVYPTTQGAVSLETGDRILKRDRTQPSPIHFFVQGSEYQFLQFRLPLPTRFSLADPRIEVIDIFPGFKSNLHLFGAIGAGKINLLGTDEQARDQFSRLIYGGRISLSVGLLGTLIAFPLGMLIGGISGYFGGFVDAVLMRVAEVLQTIPSIYLLISLAAVLPPGLSSAERFMLIVLITSFVSWAGLARVIRGQVLSIKEREFVQAAKVMGAQPLYIITRHILPQTATYIIISATLAIPSFIVAEAVLSFIGLGIQQPDPSWGNMLSLAINASILVLQPWLVWSPALVIVLTVLAFNLLGDGLRDALDPRNTQR, encoded by the coding sequence ATGGACTGGTGGCAAAAGTTAAAGCGGAATTCTTTGGCGCGGTATGGCGGGCTGCTCCTGGTATTGTTTTATGTCATTGTGATTTTTGCCGAGTTTATTGCGCCTTACAATCCTTATGCAGCACAGGCAGATGGCTCATTGTTGCCACCTACTCAAGTTTTTTGGCAAACGGAGCAGGGGCAATTTATTGGACCTCACGTGTATCCCACAACGCAAGGTGCAGTGAGTTTAGAGACAGGCGATCGCATTTTGAAGCGCGATCGAACTCAGCCTTCGCCCATCCATTTCTTTGTCCAGGGTTCTGAGTACCAATTTCTTCAGTTTCGGCTACCTCTGCCCACTCGCTTCTCCTTGGCTGATCCCAGAATCGAAGTCATTGATATTTTTCCTGGATTTAAAAGCAACTTACATTTGTTTGGGGCGATCGGGGCAGGCAAAATTAATCTTTTAGGAACCGACGAACAAGCCCGTGATCAATTTAGTCGTCTTATCTACGGCGGACGCATTAGCCTGAGCGTTGGCTTGCTGGGCACGTTAATTGCATTTCCGCTAGGAATGTTGATCGGCGGTATTTCGGGTTACTTTGGCGGCTTTGTCGATGCGGTGCTGATGCGAGTTGCCGAAGTCTTACAAACAATTCCCAGTATCTATTTGCTAATTTCCTTAGCGGCGGTGCTGCCTCCAGGGTTGAGTAGCGCTGAGCGGTTTATGTTAATTGTGTTGATTACATCGTTTGTCAGTTGGGCAGGCTTGGCGCGGGTGATTCGGGGGCAAGTGTTGTCGATTAAGGAACGAGAATTTGTGCAAGCCGCAAAAGTTATGGGGGCGCAACCGCTCTACATTATTACTCGACACATTCTGCCGCAAACTGCGACCTACATTATTATCTCTGCGACCCTTGCCATTCCTAGTTTTATTGTTGCCGAGGCGGTTCTGAGCTTCATCGGTCTGGGCATTCAGCAGCCTGATCCATCGTGGGGCAATATGCTATCGCTGGCTATTAATGCCTCTATTTTGGTGTTGCAGCCCTGGCTGGTGTGGTCACCTGCGTTGGTCATTGTGCTGACGGTGCTGGCGTTTAACCTCTTGGGCGATGGCTTACGGGATGCGCTCGATCCGCGTAATACTCAGCGTTAA
- a CDS encoding PIN domain-containing protein, whose protein sequence is MYLLDTNIWLERLLEQQQSEVVRQLLKQIASEQLCISDFALHSIALALTRRHRLEAWLRFVQDVLIDGEVTLIRLQPEDLQAVVESMEQQNLDYDDAYQYTIAKNII, encoded by the coding sequence ATGTATCTGCTAGACACTAATATTTGGTTAGAGCGACTCTTAGAACAACAGCAATCTGAAGTCGTTCGACAACTCCTAAAACAAATTGCCTCTGAGCAACTCTGTATCTCTGACTTTGCTCTTCACTCGATCGCCCTTGCCCTGACTCGGCGGCATCGACTAGAAGCCTGGTTACGATTTGTTCAAGATGTATTGATTGACGGAGAGGTAACGTTAATACGCCTCCAACCCGAAGACTTACAAGCTGTTGTAGAAAGTATGGAGCAGCAGAATCTAGACTACGATGATGCCTACCAATATACTATTGCCAAAAATATAATTTGA